In the Silene latifolia isolate original U9 population chromosome 1, ASM4854445v1, whole genome shotgun sequence genome, CTAGAGATATAGTTTTATTTTATGTAGTCTTATTTTATCTCCTCCTATACTCAATATTATATATCTGATCccaattctttttttaattaaaGTAGTTCGGAAAAAGTGGACTCTCTAAAAtcactcgaaaaaagcttcctttaataatatagatagaagaTAGATAGATATAAGATGGGCAATGGTCCTCATCAACATACATTCCCAACAAAGTTGACACTCTAATCTTTGTGGTGCAATCCAGACTATGTGCGACAAAAAAGATAACATGATCCATCTCATCTCATACATCTTACTCCCTCCGTCCAAGTTATTTATTTGCCTATTcactcaattgtttatttttctattttacgAATGTCTTTGATGAGCTATTTGATCCTCGAGACACAATTTGGTCAATTTGTCATCTAATAATAAGTAaacccctcctctttccttgatctttatatcaaatcaaaggtaaacaatgaTCCGAACATAGGAAATATTAATAGAGTTGCATTATTAATTGCCAGTTTCTTAATAAAGCACATAAATTATTGTAAGCATTTATCTATATTTTGATAAAAAATCTAGATAGATCCTTAAAAAGAAAACAAATAGATATAAATATTGCCATTTTACATAGAAAAATACATGTGCTTCTAACACTTATTCCGTAGTCTAAATTATGAGACGATGATAGTAAAATTCAGTAGTTGATACTAAcgcactatatatatatatattagtggCGCCAGATTAATTACTATCCTTATATTACTGCAATACTTCATATGGCCTCCGCTATAAGCTTCATCCACGATCTTCCGGATTCAATACTAGCGTCTTGGTCAATAAACTGATTCTGAAGTTTGTGTATCACGTCCTCATTGACCTGGAATGCTTTTGTAAGAACGTCACTAAAAATAGTTGGTGCAGTCCCGAACATGGCATTAGGAATATTAATTCGACCCGGATTTTGGCTACCAAAGCCGGCTACAGCCAACGCATCTGTCTTACCAATATTCAATTGAAAGTGTATTAAACCTTGAGGGAAAACCACGATGTCTCCCTTTTTAACGATGGCATCGTATAGCTTGTTGTTAGTTGTCACAAACCCGACGTATAGGGTCCCCTCTAAAACCGCAAAAATCTCCGAGCCGAGAGGGTGTATATGAGGCCCGTTTAGACCGAACGGGGCAATGTCGATTCGGCCTATGGCTATACCTAGAGTGTTTAGCGCTGGAAATAAAGCGTCGTTGATTAAATGTGCCGTTGCTCCTAGTGTGTTACTTGTGTTTCCGCGTATGTCAAACCCTTTGTACAAGAAATCTTGCATGGTCACGTCCTTGGGATTCTTGCAAAATTTTCCATTGACAAACACTGAAAAATAAATGAAACCAAGTTAGTATTAATAATGTTTTTTGACATGGTAATTATATTCAGGCTATAATTTTTAATTACTTAGGGTTTATAAGTCTTATTGTATGAACATATACATTCTCCGTAGTCCATACTAGTCATATTTTTCGTTAACTTTCCAAAACATTATGAAGTAAAAGTTTATATAGATGGAAAGTCAAATGAAGCGTAAATTCTCATTTTTAGACGCCATTTTCGTATGAAGCGATTCTTACGGACTATATGTGACCATTTAAAAGTCCCTAAAATAGTCACTTTTTTCCCTAAAAGAGTGACCATTTGTAAATGGACACATATAGTAGTACGTCCATCCTCAAGTTTTCAAACGAAAATAACCGTATAAAAGAAGACCTACTGAATATCAAGCGTGCATTCATGAAAATATTACTCCCGTAGTTTAATAATAATGAAAGAACAGGGCATGCACCTGAGGAATTATAATCGTCAGCACCAACACAAAAGTCCTGAAGAGGAGAAGGATCAGCTCCATTAACAACGTGAATAAAACTAACAAACGCCATGCAAAAACCAATCATGGCTAACATTATTGTATTCTTCTCcatattaaattattattatgttaatataaaataaaataagttgTTGTGATTATTAGTTCAGAAGGAGACTCATTTTTATAGTGGCAAGTTCCCTTACTTAAGAGGT is a window encoding:
- the LOC141649066 gene encoding putative germin-like protein 2-1 — encoded protein: MEKNTIMLAMIGFCMAFVSFIHVVNGADPSPLQDFCVGADDYNSSVFVNGKFCKNPKDVTMQDFLYKGFDIRGNTSNTLGATAHLINDALFPALNTLGIAIGRIDIAPFGLNGPHIHPLGSEIFAVLEGTLYVGFVTTNNKLYDAIVKKGDIVVFPQGLIHFQLNIGKTDALAVAGFGSQNPGRINIPNAMFGTAPTIFSDVLTKAFQVNEDVIHKLQNQFIDQDASIESGRSWMKLIAEAI